From uncultured Desulfobacter sp.:
TTACGCACATCCCTTTTATTGGGCATGAAATTATCCAAACCTTTATCCCGTTCGGCAATTTTTATTCTGGCCGTTCTTTCCATAAGGACCAACATTTGAAGCGCTATTTTGAAAAGGAAAAGATAAGCTTCTATTCTATCAGGCGTTTGCAGATAAATCGGTTCGAGATTGTAACCTGACTTTGACCGTTTATAAAGATGCTCCACCTTGTACTGATTTTTATGAGCCAGCATCGCATCTTCTATTGAAAAATCAGAAGCCGGCTTGTTGGTTACGAGTGGATAATAGCCGATTTGATATTGCGCCTTGGTACAGACGGACTCATTATAATTGAGTTCTATATAGAAGTGATCTTGATAGACCGCAATTTTTTCTGCATTTTTGGCTGGTCGACCGGGCCGTGCATTTTTATACGTGACCACTGGATCGTTGTGGACAACAAAATCAAAAAACGCCTGTGTCTTATGTTTTTTTAGTATGGCCTGACAAGCCTGCTCAATGCTGTCCTTCGTCTTTAATTTATATGCATTTATTTTTTGGGCGAGTTCATCAAATGCGACTTGGGTTTTAGTGATTCGTTCCAGAAGAGATTTTTTACGGCGGTAAAACAAGCCCTGATCGAAAAGGATGATCATTCTGAAGGTATAACTTTTGTTCTCGTGTTCAAAAGTCAGAGGCACCTCAACTCCCCGATTCATTTGATCTTTGTAAGGAATCAGGGTCTCGTGATTGTGCTTATCCAGTGCTTTGAAAAGAGCTTCTTGATAGGAGGCGTACATGGGCAGAGGACTTAAAAAATATCCTCCGTGATCATCTATGTGCGCCATATTCCCGTGTGTAGCCACCTTGGAATCGCCGGCAAATAAAAAATCTTTCTTTCCCAGCAGGTCAATCAAATGGTGCCACTGTTCCACATAGGTTTCCACATCGGCGGTGTTGCCACTATATGTTTGTTGGAATAAGGGAAAGCTACTGTCAGAACTGGCTGTCATGGACCATACCAATTGTTTCAGGTCTTTGCGGTATTGTTTGCTGTATCCGTATGAGATCTTGATGCTCTGTTCGGATCTGTTTTTATTATTCTCGCCGTAAACTTGCGCACAGGTCGTATCGTTATGACAGATTTCTGTCTGAATCTCAAAGGCTTCAATTATATGTCGGGTAATCAGCAGTTCCAGATTACCAATGCCGAATTTGTGAATAGCGTCTAAGGTATCACCCAGCCTATCGTCAAAATATTCATCCGGACTTATGTCAGGGAAAATAACATCCAGGACATTTGATTCCCTGGCAAATTTGCAAACCTTGTAAAGAGACATAACCTGAAAAAGAATGGCGGTGATCATTGCTATACTTGCCTGCCCATGAGTGAGCATGTTACGTCTTGCATCAAGAGGGACGTTCTGGTCAATAATATCAG
This genomic window contains:
- a CDS encoding IS1634 family transposase; this translates as MADNVNNNVETKPIGFAPILQHYFHKCCIADIIDQNVPLDARRNMLTHGQASIAMITAILFQVMSLYKVCKFARESNVLDVIFPDISPDEYFDDRLGDTLDAIHKFGIGNLELLITRHIIEAFEIQTEICHNDTTCAQVYGENNKNRSEQSIKISYGYSKQYRKDLKQLVWSMTASSDSSFPLFQQTYSGNTADVETYVEQWHHLIDLLGKKDFLFAGDSKVATHGNMAHIDDHGGYFLSPLPMYASYQEALFKALDKHNHETLIPYKDQMNRGVEVPLTFEHENKSYTFRMIILFDQGLFYRRKKSLLERITKTQVAFDELAQKINAYKLKTKDSIEQACQAILKKHKTQAFFDFVVHNDPVVTYKNARPGRPAKNAEKIAVYQDHFYIELNYNESVCTKAQYQIGYYPLVTNKPASDFSIEDAMLAHKNQYKVEHLYKRSKSGYNLEPIYLQTPDRIEAYLFLFKIALQMLVLMERTARIKIAERDKGLDNFMPNKRDVRNPKTENMLAMFEFVVCGVILLHDGSRQYFVSKLTETQKDILSILDVPEKCYTHQYLFDTS